One window of the Allorhizobium ampelinum S4 genome contains the following:
- the ctrA gene encoding response regulator transcription factor CtrA has product MRVLLIEDDSATAQSIELMLKSESFNVYTTDLGEEGVDLGKLYDYDIILLDLNLPDMSGYEVLRTLRLSKVKTPILILSGMAGIEDKVRGLGFGADDYMTKPFHKDELVARIHAIVRRSKGHAQSIIITGELIVNLDAKTVEVGGQRVHLTGKEYQMLELLSLRKGTTLTKEMFLNHLYGGMDEPELKIIDVFICKLRKKLANAAGGANYIETVWGRGYVLREPDSAEYMETA; this is encoded by the coding sequence ATGCGGGTTCTACTCATCGAAGACGACAGCGCCACAGCGCAGAGCATCGAACTGATGCTCAAGTCCGAAAGTTTTAACGTCTACACCACCGATCTCGGTGAGGAAGGCGTCGACCTCGGGAAACTATACGACTACGACATCATCCTGCTGGACCTCAATCTTCCCGACATGTCGGGTTACGAGGTTTTGAGAACGCTTCGCCTGTCCAAGGTCAAGACACCTATCCTCATCCTGTCCGGCATGGCCGGCATTGAGGACAAGGTTCGCGGTCTCGGCTTCGGCGCTGACGATTACATGACAAAGCCGTTCCACAAGGACGAGCTTGTTGCCCGCATCCATGCGATCGTTCGTCGTTCCAAGGGCCATGCCCAGTCGATCATCATCACCGGCGAACTGATCGTCAATCTCGACGCCAAAACCGTCGAAGTTGGTGGCCAGCGCGTTCACCTGACCGGCAAGGAATACCAGATGCTGGAGCTGCTTTCGCTCCGCAAGGGTACCACGCTGACCAAGGAAATGTTCCTTAACCATCTCTATGGTGGCATGGACGAGCCGGAACTGAAAATCATCGACGTGTTCATCTGCAAGCTTCGCAAGAAGCTGGCCAATGCCGCCGGTGGTGCAAACTATATCGAAACCGTCTGGGGCCGTGGCTATGTGCTGCGCGAACCTGACAGTGCCGAATATATGGAAACGGCCTGA
- a CDS encoding response regulator translates to MKNLIIADSSDIVRKVGRKILSELGFGVTEASTAREAMLACEAQLPHVIIVDSGLEGALGLITNIRAMPEGKTVRIFYCVIEADLKHMMQGKRAGASDFLLKPFDRKTLTEVFSDREAA, encoded by the coding sequence ATGAAGAACCTGATCATTGCTGACTCGTCAGATATCGTTCGTAAGGTTGGCCGTAAAATTCTGTCCGAACTGGGTTTTGGAGTGACGGAAGCATCCACGGCGCGCGAGGCGATGCTGGCTTGCGAAGCACAATTACCGCATGTAATCATCGTTGATTCGGGTCTGGAAGGCGCGCTTGGACTGATCACCAATATCCGGGCCATGCCGGAGGGCAAAACGGTGCGGATCTTCTATTGCGTCATCGAAGCCGACCTGAAACACATGATGCAAGGCAAACGGGCCGGAGCCAGCGACTTCCTGCTGAAGCCCTTCGACCGGAAAACACTGACCGAAGTGTTCAGTGACCGCGAAGCCGCCTGA
- the chpT gene encoding histidine phosphotransferase ChpT produces MLKNVNLTLAGPDLAALLCSRVCHDVISPVGAINNGLELLDEGGADADAMDLIRTSALNASVRLKFARLAFGASGSVGASIDTGEAEKAVKDFAAAEKKTEITWNGPRAIIAKNRVKLLMNLMLVAYGAIPRGGSLDVTLENPEYDAKFTIVAKGRMLRVPPKFAEICNGQMEEAVDAHSIQPYYTVLLADESSMELKYSIGEGEITFTAESVAAG; encoded by the coding sequence ATGCTCAAGAACGTGAACCTAACGCTGGCCGGACCCGATCTGGCAGCCTTGCTGTGCAGCCGCGTCTGCCATGATGTCATTTCGCCGGTAGGCGCCATCAATAACGGGCTGGAACTGCTGGATGAAGGCGGGGCGGATGCCGATGCCATGGACCTGATTCGCACCAGCGCGCTGAATGCTTCGGTTCGGTTGAAATTTGCCCGACTGGCATTTGGGGCCTCGGGCTCGGTCGGAGCGTCGATCGATACCGGCGAGGCCGAGAAAGCCGTCAAGGATTTCGCTGCCGCCGAAAAGAAAACCGAAATTACCTGGAACGGCCCGCGCGCCATTATCGCCAAGAACCGGGTCAAACTGCTGATGAACCTGATGCTGGTGGCCTACGGCGCCATTCCGCGCGGCGGCTCGCTGGATGTGACGCTGGAAAATCCGGAATATGACGCGAAATTTACCATCGTCGCCAAGGGCCGCATGCTGCGTGTGCCGCCGAAATTCGCCGAAATCTGCAATGGCCAGATGGAAGAAGCTGTCGATGCCCATTCTATCCAGCCCTATTACACCGTGTTGCTGGCCGACGAATCATCGATGGAGCTGAAATACAGCATCGGCGAAGGCGAAATTACCTTCACCGCCGAATCAGTTGCTGCCGGCTGA
- a CDS encoding DUF1134 domain-containing protein encodes MRFSIIRDLFRTWIVTAGVVAASVVSQPATAMAQGDQYTMQEVVDAGHSFFGSTSGALAKVIEKAFGQYGLPNGYILGQEGSGAFIAGLTYGEGTLYTKNAGQHPVFWQGPSLGIDYGGNGSRTMMLVYNLPAVGSLYSRFGGVSGSAYVVAGVGMTALKNNNMVLVPIRTGVGARLGVNVGYLKLTQSSTWNPF; translated from the coding sequence ATGCGCTTTTCCATCATTCGGGACCTGTTCAGGACCTGGATTGTAACGGCTGGCGTGGTTGCGGCAAGTGTTGTTTCGCAGCCCGCGACTGCAATGGCGCAGGGCGATCAATATACCATGCAGGAAGTGGTCGATGCCGGCCACTCCTTCTTCGGCTCGACCAGCGGCGCGCTGGCCAAGGTGATCGAGAAGGCGTTCGGGCAATATGGCCTACCCAATGGCTATATTCTTGGCCAGGAAGGCTCCGGCGCGTTTATTGCTGGCCTCACCTATGGCGAAGGCACGCTCTATACCAAGAATGCCGGTCAGCACCCCGTCTTCTGGCAGGGGCCGTCGCTCGGCATCGATTACGGTGGCAACGGCAGCCGCACGATGATGCTGGTTTATAACCTGCCCGCCGTCGGCAGCCTCTACAGCCGGTTTGGCGGTGTCAGCGGCTCGGCCTATGTGGTGGCCGGCGTCGGCATGACGGCGCTGAAGAACAACAATATGGTTCTGGTCCCGATCCGCACCGGCGTCGGGGCAAGGCTTGGCGTCAATGTCGGCTATCTGAAGCTGACTCAATCCTCCACCTGGAACCCCTTCTGA
- a CDS encoding TrmH family RNA methyltransferase, whose translation MVQFVTITDPQDPRIAAFSNIRERDLTGREGRFIAEGTVVLRMLLAAHLAGRGICAEALLLLENRVAGLQPLLDQWPDDLPVYVASAAVLDAIAGFHLHRGVLALGSRLTAPDATQLIASLPQRALVLVGCGISNHDNVGAMFRNATGFCADAVLLDETSCDPLYRKALRVSVGSVLTMPYAREHSAIALLSALDAAGFLVAALTPSGTTEIGDIASGLGGQQRLALVVGTEGEGLPADVLARFMTVRIAQSPQLDSLNLGTASGIALHSAARALGKLG comes from the coding sequence ATGGTCCAGTTCGTCACCATCACCGATCCGCAGGATCCGCGCATCGCTGCTTTTAGCAATATCCGCGAGCGCGACCTGACCGGGCGCGAGGGCCGGTTCATTGCAGAAGGCACGGTGGTGCTGCGTATGTTGCTGGCGGCGCATCTGGCTGGGCGGGGTATTTGCGCCGAGGCCCTGCTGCTGTTGGAAAACCGGGTGGCGGGTCTCCAGCCGCTTCTTGACCAATGGCCGGACGATCTGCCGGTCTATGTGGCAAGCGCTGCCGTGCTGGATGCAATCGCTGGCTTTCACCTGCATCGCGGCGTGCTGGCGCTGGGCAGCCGTCTGACCGCGCCCGATGCCACGCAGCTGATTGCCAGCTTGCCGCAACGCGCCCTGGTTCTGGTTGGCTGCGGCATTTCCAATCATGACAATGTCGGCGCGATGTTTCGCAATGCCACCGGCTTCTGTGCCGATGCGGTGCTGCTGGATGAGACCAGTTGCGACCCGCTCTATCGCAAGGCGCTGCGGGTTTCGGTCGGCTCGGTGCTGACCATGCCTTATGCGCGTGAACACAGCGCCATTGCGCTGTTGTCGGCGCTGGATGCCGCTGGCTTTCTGGTGGCGGCGTTGACGCCTTCCGGGACCACTGAAATCGGCGATATCGCCTCTGGTCTCGGAGGCCAGCAAAGGCTGGCGCTGGTGGTGGGCACAGAAGGCGAGGGCCTGCCCGCAGACGTGCTTGCCCGGTTCATGACCGTGCGGATCGCCCAATCACCACAACTCGACAGCCTCAATCTCGGCACCGCCAGCGGCATCGCGCTGCACAGCGCGGCGCGGGCGCTGGGTAAATTGGGGTAG